TCGAATGTTTTAATTAAACAGTTGTGAGAAGCCTTCCCCTTCCACCTAACGGGAAGGCTTTTCTTGTAGATAACGGGAGAGTGAGAGCATGGGTATGACGATGAGCGAGAAGATTCTCGCCAAACATGCAGGGCTGGAGCGCGTGGAAGCGGGACAGCTCGTGACCTGTAAGCTGGATATGGTGCTGGCCAACGATATTACGGCGCCACCGTCCATTAAAATCTTTGAAAGCATAGGCCGTCCGGTCTTTGATAATGAAAAAATTGCTTTGGTGCCCGACCATTTCCAGCCGGCCAAGGATATCAAGTCCGCAGAACTGGCAAAAATCGTGCGGGACTTTGCCGTCAAGCATAAGATTGTGCATTACTTTGAGCAGGGCCGTGTGGGTATTGAACATGTTATCCTGCCGGAACAGGGTATTGTGGCGCCGGGCATGCTGACCATTGGCGCAGATTCCCATACCTGCACCTATGGCGCAGTCAACGGTTTTGCCACGGGCGTGGGCTCCACGGATTTGGGGGCGGCCATGGCCACGGGCGAAGCCTGGTTCAAGGTGCCGCAGGCCATTAAGGTTGAACTTACGGGCTCGAAGCCTGCCGGTATCAGCGGCAAGGATGTTATCCTGACGCTTATCGGTCAGATTGGCGTGGATGGTGCGCTTTATAAGTCGTTGGAATTTGCCGGCGAAGGCGTGAAATCGCTGACCATGACGGACAGGCTTACGATTTCCAATATGGCGATTGAGGCCGGCGGCAAGGCAGGTATCTTCCCCTATGATGAAATCACGGCGGAATATGTCAAAGAACGCGTAAAGAAACCGTTTGAGCCGGTGGCTGCTGATGATGACGCCGTTTACTGTCAGGTCGTGAAAATTGACTTGTCAACTTTGAAACCGGTTGTGGCCTTCCCGCATCTGCCGGGCAATACTAAGCGGGTTGAGGATATCAAAGAGCCGATTGCCATTCAGCAGGTGATTATCGGTTCCTGCACCAATGGCCGTCTGGAAGATTTGCAGATTGCCGCGGAAGTATTCAAGGGCCATAAGGTCGCTGATGGTGTGCGCTGCATTGTGATTCCCGGCAGCCCTGCCGTATATAAAGAAGCCATGAAGCGTGGCTATATTGATACCTTTATCGATGCCGATTGTGCGGTATCCACACCAACTTGCGGGCCGTGCCTGGGCGGTTATATGGGTATTATGGCGGCAGGCGAGAAATGCGTTTCCACCACCAACCGCAATTTCCGTGGCCGCATGGGTCATGTGGATAGTGAAGTTTACTTAGCTGGCCCTCATGTGGCGGCGGCAAGTGCAATCTTGGGCAGAATTGCCACGGCAGAGGAGGTACAGTGATGAAGTTAGAAGG
The Selenomonas ruminantium AC2024 DNA segment above includes these coding regions:
- the leuC gene encoding 3-isopropylmalate dehydratase large subunit, coding for MGMTMSEKILAKHAGLERVEAGQLVTCKLDMVLANDITAPPSIKIFESIGRPVFDNEKIALVPDHFQPAKDIKSAELAKIVRDFAVKHKIVHYFEQGRVGIEHVILPEQGIVAPGMLTIGADSHTCTYGAVNGFATGVGSTDLGAAMATGEAWFKVPQAIKVELTGSKPAGISGKDVILTLIGQIGVDGALYKSLEFAGEGVKSLTMTDRLTISNMAIEAGGKAGIFPYDEITAEYVKERVKKPFEPVAADDDAVYCQVVKIDLSTLKPVVAFPHLPGNTKRVEDIKEPIAIQQVIIGSCTNGRLEDLQIAAEVFKGHKVADGVRCIVIPGSPAVYKEAMKRGYIDTFIDADCAVSTPTCGPCLGGYMGIMAAGEKCVSTTNRNFRGRMGHVDSEVYLAGPHVAAASAILGRIATAEEVQ